Below is a genomic region from Burkholderia pyrrocinia.
GCTGCATTCTACCCATGCCGTCCTGATTCGGGATGGCATCATCGAGAAAATTAGTGATGCAGATCTCCTCTTCGAAGGCGCGGTGGAAATCGACGCCAAGGGCATGACCCTGATGCCTGGACTGATCGACTGTCACGTGCATGTGATGGCTTCCTCTTTCAACTTGGGAGCGGTCGCTCGCATGCCTAACGCGCTGGCGTTGCTTCGATCACTGCCGATCATGAAGGGTATGCTGGATCGCGGTTTTACCGCAGTGCGCGACGCCGGCGGTGCCGACTGGGCACTCGCTGAGGCCGTGAAAACCAGACAGATCGTTGGGCCACGCCTCTTCTGCGCCGGAAAGGCGTTGTCCCAGACTGGCGGACATGGCGATTTTCGCGCCCGCAATGACATCCTCGAAGATCCCTGCGCGTGCGCGTACAAGATTGGCAACATCGCACGCGTGGTCGATGGCGTCGATGCATGCCGCCTTGCGGTCCGCGAGGAAATCCTGAAAGGCGCGTCGCAGATCAAGGTAATGGCCTCTGGTGGGGTAGCGTCGCCCAATGATCCGATCAACAACATGGGTTTTTCCGAGGCGGAGCTTCGCGCCATCGTGGAAGAGGCGGGTAACGCCAACACGTATGTCATGGCGCACGCTTATACACCCAAGGCCATTACACGAGCCGTCCAGTGTGGCGTGCGCACTATCGAGCACGGCAACTTGGTAGATGAGCCGACAGCCCAGTTGATGAAAGAGAAGGGCGTCTACATGGTGCCCACGCTCATCACGTACGAGGGATTGGCCAATGAAGGGCACAAGTACGGCTTGCCGCTGGAGTCAACGCGCAAGATTGCCGGGGTACGCACCAATGGCTTGGAAGCATTGAAGGTGCTGGATACGGCTGGCGTGAAGATGGGTTACGGCTCCGACCTGCTGGGCGAAACCCACTACATGCAGTCCGAAGAACTACTCCTGCGTGCCAAGGTCCTGGGCAACGCCAAGACGATTCAGCAGGCGACTTTGATTGGCGCCGAGATTCTGAATCACACGGGTCTGCTGGGTGAGGTCGCGGAGCGGGCTTATGCCGATCTACTGCTGATCGACGGCAACCCGCTCGATGACATCGCATTGCTGACCCAGCATGACACCGCCATCAAGCTCGTCATGCAGGACGGCGTAATCCACAAGAACTGCCTCTGATCGGCATCCTCCCTTCGTCCTTGAGAACAATCTATGTCTTATACCGTATCGGAACGCCTGGAGCGTTTGCCGTTCAGCCGCTTTCATCTGAAGCTTCTTATTATCGGTGGCTTG
It encodes:
- a CDS encoding metal-dependent hydrolase family protein, encoding MQPILIRNSRVLDTRNLELHSTHAVLIRDGIIEKISDADLLFEGAVEIDAKGMTLMPGLIDCHVHVMASSFNLGAVARMPNALALLRSLPIMKGMLDRGFTAVRDAGGADWALAEAVKTRQIVGPRLFCAGKALSQTGGHGDFRARNDILEDPCACAYKIGNIARVVDGVDACRLAVREEILKGASQIKVMASGGVASPNDPINNMGFSEAELRAIVEEAGNANTYVMAHAYTPKAITRAVQCGVRTIEHGNLVDEPTAQLMKEKGVYMVPTLITYEGLANEGHKYGLPLESTRKIAGVRTNGLEALKVLDTAGVKMGYGSDLLGETHYMQSEELLLRAKVLGNAKTIQQATLIGAEILNHTGLLGEVAERAYADLLLIDGNPLDDIALLTQHDTAIKLVMQDGVIHKNCL